The following nucleotide sequence is from Triticum dicoccoides isolate Atlit2015 ecotype Zavitan chromosome 7B, WEW_v2.0, whole genome shotgun sequence.
gtgaagcaacctatatttctgttattccaaaaattccccaaaaaatctcataaattgtttggatcatatcttcatcaaatatgtcaaaaaccttccatgcctagttcaaaaataactcaacaatattcattttcctattctgttcagagcagcactttgtgaaggaagtaccattttggcatgtccaaatggtatccattttctatagtgctttcctctacccaaataaccatcctccaccaaatgccagctcaatccattcattattttgagcccagcttcaacattcgtatttatgtccagtgtggtactttgcaaagcaagtaccacctaggctcctccatttgagctgaaaatttgtgaagatggtcttcttagtaactgatNNNNNNNNNNatccttagccaaaactcacacccattagccatgtgcatttcccgtaccgctaatcaaacacttggctgcttattcatgtttgagcatcgatcggtctcctcgtgagaatcttatgttgtgattttcttcctagaacctacctagggagtgcccaacccactagacatgcctaggccgcccagaacacatggcaacgccacggtcacgcgatgACCACGCGGcgagcatgcgagtttacgcgctctagagttggggccctcgcccaccgtccaaacctcgacatatcgccaccaaaccatgtatttatgattaaataggtacttatgtaactagaaatgatttttggaaaaaataaatggcaaactatgaggcaactgcagttcaaatttgacctgcttcctactgaatcggcgggaatttgtctttttcaccataggtggatcaaaacttttgacacccaaccattttgtcaattgtgcattaaatatggcctagtattttataaaattgatttggtccaattttgcaacaaatatatggtaggtccttcaaaaaaaaaactcatttcaagcactcggaaaatggaaaatgaattttccgtgcaaagaaaatgaaaacttccgtaggcaacattgttttccattccaatatgcacccttgtgcacaatattagattatttgaacaaactatgccatgaatgtggccataagattgatcatttggcttgaaagccatgaatcttcttgcatgatagctcattttttagaacacttttttaaaataatttctgtattacaagtttattattttccctagaaacttggtcacatataatgacacaatccgaaggttttccaattttttgatttttttgaattttttatgcccgtttcaaaatgcggtcaaaacaacgggcttgaccgttcctagctagtggttgaatcttggaaagattttggtgtttctatgataaaatagatacttatgtacctataaatgatttttggaaaaaataaatagcaaactatgaggcagctgcagttcaaatttgacccgcttcctactaaatccgtgggaatttgtctttttcatcagaggtgtatcaaaactttttacacccaaccattttgtaaattgtgcattaaacatggcctagtattttataaaattgatttggtccatttttgcaacaattatttggtagttccttcacaaaaaaatctcatttcgggcactcaaaaatgggaaaatgaattttccgtgcaaagaaaatgaaaagtcccttacgcaacattgtttggaattccaagatgcaccattatgcacaatatgagatcatttgaacaaactatgccatgaatgtggccataagattgatcatttggcatgaaagccatgaatcttgacgcatcataactcatttctgagaacacttttttaaaataattgttgtattacaagtttattatttttcctgaaaacttggtcacatatgatggcacaatgcgaaggttttccaattttttgatgtttttctgaatttttatgcccgtttcaaaatgcggtcaaaacggcgggctttacCGTTtctagatagtggttgaatcttgaattttttttgtgtttctttgattaaatagatacttatgtacctagaaatgatttctggaaaaaataaagaccaaactatgaggcagctgcagttcaaatttgacccgcttcctactaaatcggcgggaatttgtctttttcaccagaggtggatcaaaacttttgacacccaaccttttttgaattatgcattaaatatggcctagtattttataaaattgatttggtccaattttgcaataaatatatggaaggtccttcacaaaaaaaacctcatttcgggcactcgaaaaatggtaaatgaatttttcgtccaaagaaaatgaaaactcccttaggcaacattgtttggaattctaagATGCATCATTGtggataatatgagatcatttgaacaaactatgccatgaatgtggacatacgattgatcatttggcttgaaagtcatgaatcttcacacttgatagctcgtttctgagaacacttttttaaaataattgccatattacaagttcatAATTTttactggtaacttggccacatataatgaaacaatgcgaaggttttccaattttttgatttttttgaattttttatgcccgtttcaaaatgcggtcaaaatggcgggaataaccgttcctatctagtggttgaatcttgaattttttttggtgtttctctgattaaatagatagttatgtacctataaatgatttttggaaaaaataaagagcaaactatgaggcagcagcAGTTcagatttgacccgcttcctattgaatcggcaggaatttatctttttcaccacaGGTGAgtaaaagcttttgacacccaactgtTTGCTCAATTATACTTTAAATATagactaatattttagaaaaatgattttgtgccattttgcaaaaaatgtatggtagttccttcacaaaaaaacacatTTTGGTCACTCAGAGAATGAAAAATGGTTCTTTTGAGCAAAAAAATGAAAAcctcccaaatcaacattgtttgtcatgcCTAAATACACGCATGTACAAAATACTGGTTTATTTGAACTAACTATAAGAGGTTAAATGTTTGCCTGAATAAGAGGGTACAAACTATAAAAGAGAAAAAATATTTAATTCTGATTGGTGGAACCAGTTGTGGCATGGATTAGTGACATGGCAAACAtctgtccatccatccatccatccatccatccgtccgtccatccacccctccgctctctctctctctcgtgcgcgCTGTCACACAGCTAACCCTAGCGATccacctctcccctcccctcccctcgcgcAGCCGCTACCCACCTCTTCCTGTCTCGATTCccacccacatcgccgccgccgctgccgccggcctaTGCCCTCCCCCACACCGCCGCCCCTCCTCACCTTCTCTCCCCGGTCGAGTAGCAGCAGgtgaggcggaggcggcagccagATCCGCCGCGTTGCTTCTGGATCCGCGCCCTCTCCACCACCGATTCATCTCCAATCTGGATCCGCCGCGTTGCCACCGACACCCAACCCCACCCCATGAACCCCTTCTGCGAGATTGCCGTGGAGGAGGCACTGCGGTTCCGCGAGGCCGGCGCCGCCTCCGAGGTCGTCGCAGCCATCGTCGGTCCCGCGCAGGCCGCCGACACGCTCCGCACTGCGCTTTCCATGGGCGCCGACCGCGCCGTCCACGTCCTCCACgaccccgaccccgccgcccgctCCTCCCGCTCGCTGTTGCCGAGATTCTCCGCGCCCTCGCGCTCCAGGAGACCCCCGACCTCCTCATCCTCGGCAAGCAGGTTCTCAGATCGGCCTCGATTCAGTCAGTTTTTTGCCTCGTCTTTCATGGTGTCTGACTTGCTCTGCTTCCTGCCTGCCGGCCCGTCGTCCTCCTCCACGCCCCCACCCGCGGGCCTCCGCCGCGTCCACATCTGGAGCTCCTCGACCCCATCCCGTCCGCGGCGGTGACCAGCtacagcctctctctctctctctctctctgctcggcTGGGCGGCAGTGAAGTGGGCAGGCGATCCACTCATCCTGATTTCTCTTCTCGGTGGTACGAAAGCCCCAACACTCTATGCTTCTTTCCTCTCCGAGTTGCTTCAGGCCATCCAGGTGGTGGCGGCCTGGCCTGACTGCTCCGATAGAAGCTCGTTTTCTTTCTGAATAGTTTAGGAATCCCTCAGGCCTTGCACTTTTCATTTAGCTAGCATATCATGTGAACTTGAATCAAGTTGAATTAGGGATACTTTGCCTTATTAGTGTGATGTCTCTCTTCTCTGATTGTGCACCACGCTGGAAATCTTGTGCTTGTTGGATGCAATTGCAGTTGTAATTACAAACCAGGAATACTAAATTTCATTGCCACATGTAGTTTACTTCTAGCTTAGGGGACAGATAGATTGGGTCACATCTTATATAGGGTTGATTCATTAGGACAGGTATCTTCTTCATCTGCGCTGGACATGGTCCATGCCTTGATGTGTATTGTATTTTTCACAAGATAGGGTCAAATCTTAGATAGGGTTGATTCATTTGATACTACTTAGGTTTGTCATGTCCATGTAGCTCCAGATGACTGACTGACTAGTACTCGCGCGTGCCGGCGAAGCAGATCCTTCTTGTTTTTAAGAGTTGTCCTTGGATTACACACACTACTTGCCTGTACTACTATTTTCCTAGTAGTATTGTATAAAACTCTGTCACCACTCAATTTGGATAACAGTTAAACCCATTGAGTTTGTATCTTATGATGCTATTTGACACCATGTTACAACTTGATAACTACCTTTTGTTCTGTGTATCTTGTGTTCTAACACCTGTTTACTTTGATCTTGCAGTTTCACCCATCGGTAAGGACAAGACACACATAAACATCCTGGTCATTGGCCATGTCGACCACCACTGGCCATCTGATCTACAAGCCATCCGAGAAGTcgatggcggcggcgctggagtTCCTGGGGCGCAGCGCTCGACACGCCCGGAGCTGCCGGAGTGGTACGCCACGCTCGTCGAAGAAGCTTTGCTTCTGTTCTTACACATAGCCGTAATCTGTTGGTAGATTGGTTAGCAGGTGTTTATTTTGTGCTGATGCATGTGATTCTCATCCCTAAACTCAAGGGGTTTCTCTAtgtgttactactccctccgtccgaaaatacttgtcatcaaaatggacaaaaagggatgtatgtagaactaaaatacatctagatacatccccttttattcattttgatgacaagtatttatggacggagggagtacctccgtcCCAAATTATAAGATGTTTTGTTAGGCTATTTTAGCCTACCAAAACATTTTATAATTTGGAACAGAGGAAGTAGCTTATTATTAGCAGTTGTAAATCTGCGTGTAGATCTAGTTTCAAACTCTTATGCGTTGATGCAAGTTGTTTTTGGCTGTAATTTAAAGGAGTTGCTCATGCCGGTAGCCTTGACATGTAGGATATCTATAGTTTCTGTTGCTCATGCTCATCCGCAAGCTTTTGGATTTATTGTTAGTCAGATTTCTGTTTTACTTCTGTTTGGTTCTAGGATCTGTGGGTCGTGAGCAGAATTAAAAGCATTTGCACTTGCATTCTCTGTTATATGTATCCAACCATACCATCTTTTCGTTCTACGCACAGTTTATTGCATCTAACTAGTACCTGCATCTTGATTTGCTTGAATTTCTCATTATCTGATTTAACCCGTCGAGTTTGTATCTATAAGTTTATTTGATATGTTAAGCTTGACAACTACCCTTAGTTCTGTTTTCTTGTCTCCTAACACTTGTTTACTTTGATCTTGCGGTTTCAGCCATGGGCAAGGGACAAGACTTGCATCGACATCGTGGTCATTGGCGATGTCGACCACCACTGGCCATCTGATCTACAAGCTTGGAGGTATTGACAAGCGTGTGATCGAGAGGTTTTAGAAGGAAGCCACTGAGATGAACAAGAGGTCATTCAAGTATGCGTGGGTGCTCGACCAGCTGAAGGCTGACCGTGAGAGGGGTATCAACATTGATATTGCCCTGTGGAAGTTTGAGACCACCAAGTACTACTGCAATGTCATCGATGCCCCTGGACACCTTGATTTCATCAAGACTCCACCACTGGCTGTTTCTCCTAGGATGGTTGGACCTGTCAGCACACCCTCCTTGCTTTCACTCTTGGAGTGAAGCAACAAGGTATACTAGTTATTCAACTTTGGATGCTAATTCTTATGAGTGACCATATGACCTGTGTACCTAATTTGCTATCCATTTGATTCACAATTACTTCAGCCAATGTCAATGCTCATTAGTGCATAAACACCCTGTGAACATTATCTCATTCTTAGGCCTCGAGTGATATTTCTTCAGGCTAGTGCATTAATAATATGTGTTGCTCACTTTGTTTCTTATATCCTATAATTCAGAAAAGTATGTACTAATTTGTATATACTTGATGGGAATGTTTAGAACCACTTAGTAAATGTACAGGCTCATTGGTACTACTGAATAGCCTTGTAATTTATGTTGCTTCTGGAGGTGTGGAGTCCCAGTCTTTGTTCCTGGTTCTATTCATGTTGCTTCTGTGGTGTGGAGTCGCGTCTTGACCGAGGATTTGGTGCGTGTTTCGTCTTTGCAGGAACAACTTAAGGAAGGAGTACAGGGAGAAGCACCCTGACGTCAGGCATGTCTTCGTGGTAAGCGCCTTGGTCCCGTTCCGTCACCTGTCCGCCTCTGTCTTGTGTTGTTTGTTCGAATTGTTACTGCGATGAGTTTCCTTGTGAATTCCGTGTCCTGATCTGGTTTGGGTTTAGTTCTCTGGCTTGTTCAAACCGAGAGGACTGTGTTCTCAGATTGTTGCTAGAATTGCAACTGCTCATTTTGTATTAAGCTAGGATAAACATCTTTTTTAGAACATGGGTTGAAGTAGATTGTACTTGCCTACTGAGAATATGAAAACAAGATATTATGTTTGCTAATATGAAGATAGCATTGTGTTTAATCTAGTACTGATGATTGTTTTCATTCTCATATAAATTTGTTAATGATGGTGATTTTGTACTAGCATATAAACTTGTTTTTGTTGTCACTTGATACATACTTAGCTTGTACTTGAAGTTGTGGGTTAATGCTGGTAATTTTGTTCTACTTGTATGCATTGGTACCCCCATCATCGAGCGCACGGATGCAATAGTGGCAAGAAGATCATGGTCGTGTGCATCATCAAGCACACCATGGCGAGCATCCACCTCCTCACAGTGGCAAGAAGAGCAGGTGCCTAGTTTGTAATCGCTGTCGAAGGAGCTCCATGCTGAAGAACataacacttgtagagcttgtaaagtaccATGTTATTGAACTTGTGGAGCATGTAACTATGACTTCCACTATTGTATGTTAGAGTTATTTGTACAACTTGCTACACTTGCTGAAGAACATAACACTTGTAGAGCTTGCAAAGTGTATGTTAGAGTTATTTGTACAATAGCAACTCTGTATTGACAGCAGCAACACTGGCTGGTATTTGAAGTATTTTGTGTGTTTTCTGTGCCAATTTAAATATTGTGTATTTATTTACGTTAAGTTGGAAAATGAAGAATGTGACCctgacaaaaaaagaaaaaaatgaaactgttgagacaaaaaggccatgggccaaaaataaaaaggctgcaatgaaggccatgggccaaaaataaaaaggctgcaatgttgggcttggtccatTAAGCTAACAAAAAAAtcataggaaaaatataaatgggctcggcccatataaacaccgaattggaccgagctgattcttgtgccacatcagattgccacgtcggatgcctacgtggcctggggcggctgctagtgaccaaaacgaaacagtaggcatattttggtcataaacgtctatgaccttctcacagagaaggtcgtgaaTGTCAGTTTACGATGgcaagcttttgaccttctgtttttggtcacaaaaatgtCGCAAATGGAAAaaaaatgacctttcagtgaccaataatcaaggtcacaagttgacatatttcttgtagtgtacctTGATttacatctctcagaaattactttgaactcctatcgagggaccttaccggagattatattcatcAGCTTCTTTGTTGTTAGAGCAAGGGTGCTAAAGGTAATGAAGTTTGGCCTACATTTATTTAGCAAAAataaatggtttgttgatcagcgtcgACAGCTGCAATGGAATGGAAAAGGCTCTAAAGAAGCAGAATTTCATTTTGAACAGTTGACGGAGTAATCAGAAGTCATTATGTCAAGCCCATACATGACATGTcaatggctgacccctttgcagaaATGATGAGGTTTCGAAACAAGCATTACAAgtggtaatatcagtttgaacctctcTTATGTCCATGTTCAGCTGATC
It contains:
- the LOC119339044 gene encoding uncharacterized protein LOC119339044, with translation MNPFCEIAVEEALRFREAGAASEVVAAIVGPAQAADTLRTALSMGADRAVHVLHDPDPAARSSRSLFLPRLSWCLTCSASCLPARRPPPRPHPRASAASTSGAPRPHPVRGGDQLQPLSLSLSLLGWAAVKWAGDPLILISLLGVSPIGKDKTHINILVIGHVDHHWPSDLQAIREVDGGGAGVPGAQRSTRPELPECHGQGTRLASTSWSLAMSTTTGHLIYKLGGIDKRVIERF